The DNA sequence AGAGGACCGAGGCGACGGCCGCTCCCCCGGCGAGGCCGAGGATGACGCGGGAGTCCCAGGCGTACTCGATGCCGCCCCAACTGGTCAGCAGGACCAGGCAGGTGGAGGCGGCGGCCAGCAGCAGGGAGCCGAGGACGTCGAGCCGGGCCTTGGTCCTCGGCTTCGGCAGTTTCAGTACGACGGCCACGACGGCCAGGGTGACGAGGCCGAAGGGGACGTTGATGTAGAAGCACCAGCGCCAGGAGACGTGGTCCGTGAAGTAGCCGCCCAGCAGCGGCCCGGCGACCGAGGCGAGGCCGAACGCGGCGCCGATCAGACCCATGAACCGGCCGCGTTCCCTGGCAGGCACGATGTCCGCGATGATCGCCTGGACGCCGATCATGAGCCCGCCGGCACCGACGCCCTGCACCGCGCGGAAGGCGATGAGCTGGTCCATGGTCTCGGCCCGCCCGGCGAGCGCGGAGCCGATGACGAAGACGACGATCGCGAACTGGAAGACGCCCTTGCGGCCGAGGAGGTCGCCGAGCTTGCCGTAGATCGGCAGTCCGACGGTCGCGGTGAGCAGGTAGGCGGTGATCGCCCAGGACATCTTGTCCAGGCCGTGCAGCTCGCCGACGATCTTCGGCAGGGCGGTGGCGACGATCATCTGCTCCAGCGCGGCCAGCAGCAGCGCGAGCATCAGTGCGAAGAAGACCAACCGCACCCGGCGCGGGCTCAGTTGGGAATCGGCGTCTTGGGGCGGAGCCTGTTGAGGTGGTGCGGTGACGGTTTCGTCCTGCACCAGAGTCGTGCCGCCCACGTACCGCTCCCCTCGCCGTACCTGCTCACATTTCCCGCATTACGCGACAACTACGAGCAAGCACGGCGAGTTACGGCGCAGTCCCGGACACGGCGGAGATCCACTCGATCCGGTGAGGGAACCAAGGGCCCCCGGGCACCTGGGACTTACTTCTCGACCTCGGTCGCGAGCTTGGCGAGCAGCTCGTCGTAGATCCGGCCGAGACCCTTGGGCGCGAAGGTCTTCTCGAAGAAGCCTCCGATACCGCCGGCGCCCTGCCAGGTGGTGGTGACGACGACGAGGGACTTGCCCTCACCGGCCGGGGTGACCCGCCAGGTGGTGACCATGGAGGAGTTGCGGTCCTTCTCCACGAGCTCGCCGTCGGTCGGCTCGCTGACCTCCAGGAGGCAGTCGCGCACGCGCTTGCTGGTGGCCTGGAGCTTCCAGTGGACGAGGGTGCCCTCGCCGTCGCCGCCCTCACGCACCTCGTATTCGCTGAAGTGCCCGGGCAGCAGCTTCTGCCGCGTGCCGCTGTAGTCGGCGAGGGCGTCGAACACCTTCTCCGCGTCC is a window from the Streptomyces sp. NBC_00299 genome containing:
- a CDS encoding SRPBCC family protein yields the protein MAQVEATTERVVAADAEKVFDALADYSGTRQKLLPGHFSEYEVREGGDGEGTLVHWKLQATSKRVRDCLLEVSEPTDGELVEKDRNSSMVTTWRVTPAGEGKSLVVVTTTWQGAGGIGGFFEKTFAPKGLGRIYDELLAKLATEVEK